Within the Senegalia massiliensis genome, the region TGGATTTATTATGGTTGGGATGGAGTAGCAGCAGAAGAAAAAGAAATAGATTTAAATTTTATTAAACTTCAAGATTTTGATGAGAATCTAAATTTTTATACTCCAGTTATAATTGCCAATGAAAAACTATTAAAAGATAAACCAGAACTTGCAGAAAAATTTCTAGAAGCTACAAGTAAAGGATATGAATATTCTATAGAAAATCCAAAAGATGCAGCAATGGAACTGTTAAAAGATAATCCAGAAATAGATGAAAATATAGCAATAGAAAGCCAGAAATATTTAGCAGGTGAATATAAAAAAGGTGCAGATAGATGGGGAGAAATGAAATCTGACATTTGGACAAATTATGCTAATTGGATGTATGAGAGAGAATTAATAGAAAATGAACTTAATGTAGAAGAGGCGTATACAAATGAGTTCTTACCAGAAAAATAAGATAGAATTAAAACATATTTCTAAGTCATTTGAAGATTTATTAATTGTAGATAATATTACTATAGAGTTAAAAGAAAAAGAATTTGTAACTATATTAGGACCAAGTGGTAGTGGTAAAAGTACGGTATTTAATATGATTTCAGGACTTATAAAACCTGATGAGGGAAATATTTATATAGAAGGTGAAGATTATACATCAAAAACTGGTAGAGTAAGTTATATGTATCAAAAAGATTTACTTATGCCTTGGAAAAATATAATTGATAATGTATCACTTCCTTTAGTATTAAAAGGTACAGGGAAAAAAGAGGCTAGGGAAATAGTAAAAGAATATTTTAATGTATTTGGATTAGCAGGTTTTGAATATAAATATCCTTATCAACTATCAGGAGGAATGAAACAACGTGCTTCACTTTTTAGAACATATATGTTTTCAGAAGATATAATACTACTAGATGAACCATTTGGAGGGCTTGATGCTATAACTAAATCTAAAATGCAAATATGGTTATTAGATGTATTAAAAGAATTAAAAGCTTCAATATTTTTTATTACACATGATGTAGAAGAAGCAATATTTTTATCAGATAGAATATATATATTATCTGAAAGACCAGCAAAAGTAAAAGAAGAAATAGTAATAGATTTACCACGACCAAGAAGTAAATCTATAGTTACAACAAACAAATTTAATAATATTAAAAAGTATATACTTGGTATATTATAGAGAGGTGTTTTTATGGCAGTATTTGATTTAGAAGCTAAAAGTTATGATAAATGGTATGATACTAAAATGGGAAATTTTGTAGATAGTATAGAAACTAAATGTGCATTTGAGTTGTTTAAACCATTTAAGGGAATGAAAGTTTTAGATATAGGGTGTGGGACAGGAAATTTTAGTATTAGATTAAAGGAATTAGGTTGTGAAGTAATAGGGATAGATATATCTGATGAAATGTTAAATATAGCTAGAAAAAAAGCTAAAGAAAAGAATTTAGATATTGAATTTTTAAATATGGATATATATAATTTAGAATTTGATAATGAAAGTTTTGATGCAGCATTTTCTATGGCAGCATTTGAATTTATTAAAGATACAAAAAAAGCTATGGATGAAATATTTAGAGTAGTTAAACCAAATGGACAAATACTTGTTGGCACTATAAATAAAGATAGTACTTGGGGAAGATTATATCTTTCAGAAGATTTCCAGAAAAATTCTGTATTCAAATATGCTAAATTTAAAACAATAGAAGATTTTATTTATATTCATTCTGATAATCTAGTAGAAACTAAAGAATGTTTATTTATACCTCCATGTACTGAAGAAAATAATATAAATATGGAAAAAGAAAAAGAATTATCCAAGAGTAAAAAAGGAGGTTTCATATGTGTCCTATGGAAAAAATAGCTTCATGTGAGATTTCTTTTACTCCCATTGGTAGCAGTGATTATTTAGATCATATTGAAAAAGTATTAGATATTATAAAGATGACAGGTTTAGAATATAGTATTGGAATTTTATCCACTACTATAAGAGGAAGTAAAAAAGAAATATTAAATTTAATAAATTCCATATATAATGAGCTAGATGATATTTGTGATTTCTCTATGGATATAAAGATTTCAAATATTTGTGGTTGTAAAAATTAGTTATTAAATATATCATATTAATATAAACTATAAAAGGAGTTGTATTTATGGGAATATTTGATAATCTATTAGGGAATGCTTCAGAAGCTAATATAGAAAAAATTGAAGAAGAGTTAATAGACATATTTGCAAATGGAGAACATGTTGAGAGAGCATTTAATATTTTTAGAGACTTATTTGTATTTACAAATAAAAGACTTATATTAATAGATAAGCAAGGCGTAAGTGGCAAGAAAACAGAATATCATTCTATACCATATAAGAGCATTACACATTTTAGTGTAGAAACAGCAGGTCATTTTGATATGGACTCAGAACTTAAGATATGGATTTCAGGTACAAGTACTCCTATTTCAAAACAGTTTGGTAAAAATAATAACATTAACAAAGTACAAAAAATACTTGCAGGATATGTATTAAATTAAAGTAAGAGCAAATTTGCTCTTACTTTAATAATATCTCTATAAAATAATCAATATTATATTTTAAAGTTATGAAAACCAAATTCCCTTTTGTTTTATTATCTAAGTCTATAAAATTATTCTTTAGGTCATTTATTAAATATTGAGGGATTTCTTTATCGCTACCATATAATAGAGCCGCTCGTATAATATCATTAGCTAACTTTTTAGAAATTTCATTTTCTTCTAATATACTTTCCATTTCTTTTATAAACTTTTTTTGATTACTTGGTATATATTTTTCAATAATTTCATTATTATTAGTTTTATAAGTAATTTCTATATTTTTCTCATTTAAATTAATATTTAAAATATCTATTTCTTTTAAATCATCTGTATTTAT harbors:
- a CDS encoding ABC transporter ATP-binding protein, which codes for MSSYQKNKIELKHISKSFEDLLIVDNITIELKEKEFVTILGPSGSGKSTVFNMISGLIKPDEGNIYIEGEDYTSKTGRVSYMYQKDLLMPWKNIIDNVSLPLVLKGTGKKEAREIVKEYFNVFGLAGFEYKYPYQLSGGMKQRASLFRTYMFSEDIILLDEPFGGLDAITKSKMQIWLLDVLKELKASIFFITHDVEEAIFLSDRIYILSERPAKVKEEIVIDLPRPRSKSIVTTNKFNNIKKYILGIL
- a CDS encoding class I SAM-dependent methyltransferase, which produces MAVFDLEAKSYDKWYDTKMGNFVDSIETKCAFELFKPFKGMKVLDIGCGTGNFSIRLKELGCEVIGIDISDEMLNIARKKAKEKNLDIEFLNMDIYNLEFDNESFDAAFSMAAFEFIKDTKKAMDEIFRVVKPNGQILVGTINKDSTWGRLYLSEDFQKNSVFKYAKFKTIEDFIYIHSDNLVETKECLFIPPCTEENNINMEKEKELSKSKKGGFICVLWKK
- a CDS encoding YkoF family thiamine/hydroxymethylpyrimidine-binding protein; this translates as MEKIASCEISFTPIGSSDYLDHIEKVLDIIKMTGLEYSIGILSTTIRGSKKEILNLINSIYNELDDICDFSMDIKISNICGCKN
- a CDS encoding PH domain-containing protein gives rise to the protein MGIFDNLLGNASEANIEKIEEELIDIFANGEHVERAFNIFRDLFVFTNKRLILIDKQGVSGKKTEYHSIPYKSITHFSVETAGHFDMDSELKIWISGTSTPISKQFGKNNNINKVQKILAGYVLN